A genomic segment from Polyangium mundeleinium encodes:
- a CDS encoding SpvB/TcaC N-terminal domain-containing protein, translated as MEQKGFAPKPKTTAPEAVKAPSPSLPKGGGAVRGLGEKFAASLVSGTGSLTVPIAVSPGRGGFGPDLAVAYDSGGGNGLFGVGFRLSVPSISRKTERGLPEYEDFRESDVFIMSGAEDLVPKLDEDEEGNWGRDEVPVGASGEKIERYRPRVEGLFARIERVKEANGNVYWRLTTKDNVTSIYGQSEGTRIVSPAASTKVFSWLLERTEDALGNVIVYDYKAEDFANVPNAVYERQRLSGDAPVVNRYLKRIRYGNTVPFQAQGFLFEVVFDYGEHGAAAPTPAEENTWPCRQDPFSSYRSTFEIRTYRLCRRVLMFHHFPELGEEPVLVRSTDFTYAEGPALTRLVSVTQSGYIKTGSGYSKKSLPPLDLGYSLPELQTAVKLLDPRSLEDLPGGVDGQTARWVDLDGEGIPGVLCEQQGAFYYKQNLGDGHLAPARRLLSQPALASGGGAQLLDVGSEGRQCLVELTPEGTSGYHERTPEGGWGPFVPFPSQPNVNWNDPRVRFIDLSGDGLDDILVTTDHVQLWYPSLGKGGWGPPRVLPKTYDEDKSPTLVFADMTQAIFVADMSGDGLPDIVRVRNGSICYWPNLGRGRFGAKVQMSKAPLFDDSHKFDPRRIRLGDIDGTGTTDIVYVAGEGAIIVFNQAGNAWSQPVRMPGFPTADSMSTVGVVDLLGSGTACLVWSSPWRGVAKPPMRYIDLLGSKKPYLLTSVKNNLGAETKLEYAPSTKFYLEDLKAGKPWVTRLSFPVHVLTRVETFDAISKARFVSTYKYHHGYYDGAEREFRGFGLVEQYDAESFSAERGKGLFAEAPPTEEEFHLPPVLTKTWFHTGAFFDRSRIAKQFEKEYHAGDEHRPELPDAELEAGLSPRDFREACRALKGQILRTEVYAFDGSEAESHPYVVTDVCPAIVRVQPSTAKAYASFFAYARESVEIHYERDPDEPRVVHTLALEVDSFGHVKRSVSIAYARRNIPENTPGQGLLATLTESDVVNEDGETSWYRLGVPKETRTYELTGLSPTQSTLFLFDEVLGDVNVADAIPYEAMPNGTAMQKRLVERVRQVYYDSTTLSGSSPAALPLGTLDALALPYETYALVFTPGLLTTAYGSRVTSTMLTQGGYIEENGEYWVRTGRQVFDPDKFYLPVEILDPLGNPTTITYDVHDLLMTSAEDPLGNTVTATNDYRVLGPTLVTDPNGNRSAVKIDELGMVVATAVMGKVGSNDGDTLEDPTTTFAYDLDAWRTTGKPNVVHAAARERHGDALTPWQHSYTYLDGLGREILKKVQAEPGPAPVRDENGGLVRDENGAVVLATASPRWVGTGRVVIDNKGNPVKQYEPFFTATHEYEDEQELVEWGVTPILRYDPLGRLIRTDLPNGTHSRVEFTPWQQASWDGNDTVLETGNPWYAARQPSATPTPSTQEQRAAELTKKHEGTPALVHFDVLGRPVRGVENNGAAGSYTTIAELDIEGNPRKIVDARENAAMEYVFDMLGRTLYQKSCDSGERWTLANVLGNPIRGWDGRGHVVRSVYDVLNRRTGLWVQKGSDPEVLAEVTVYGEGQTDPEDANLRGKVYQVKDGAGVVTSVEYDFKGNLLESQRQLAQNYSTQLDWSGSVALETEVFTQTTAYDALNRPTSLTTPDQSEIKPVYNEASLLEKVEARIRGASSWTTFVDDIDYDAKGQREKIVYGNGVVTEYGYDPLTYRMTRLKTTRTSDSELLQDLRYTYDPVGNIVEIADLAQEELYHNSELVEPVWKYEYDAIYRLVEATGREHSGQNADIQQDANGFPLVNAANPNDPQAMRNYAESFEYDAVGNIVQMIHAAQGSTGSWTRRYDIATTSNRLLGTSLPGDALGQYSATYTHDAHGSMTSMSHLDGIEWDFKDQKREVDKGGGGTVYFTYDAGGQRVRKVWEHSGIVEERVYLGAFEVYRRHEIGNVVLERETLHVMDDARRIAMVETKTVDASDPNLVVTSRVRYQLGNHLGSAALELDDEGAVISYEEYHPYGTSAYRAVDDTVEVSAKRYRYTGKERDEETGLYYHGARYYAPWLGRWTSADPAGLVDGVDLYAYSRNNPMTRVDLDGQTSVLIAGHKTDAPRTRDQRTANENAAINKTKGNNDLPTTVQGVRAARKREDQNFSNRADNLKKRMAKEENKDKFKAPIFVRNAETGKDFLEALVEASKAGPIKNLVIWGHSGPEGLYMREDRGFFRNAGQYAADRAKMAEQDGVDSSRDFDQLKALMKSGKIKFAEGAVVIFAGCKAAGHSEFDKTSIAARFTRETGITTIASVGGSDQSLVNDYNREGSIIRWYSIEKTGDDVTPTEKEKVIKPIDLLAPDDPASNSVLPLEAPTTPPAPPTPPPTQQPVQTPAPQPALPAPQGTTDSVWQIILRSMPMMMSFPM; from the coding sequence ATGGAGCAGAAAGGTTTTGCACCGAAGCCCAAGACGACCGCGCCCGAGGCGGTCAAGGCCCCGAGCCCGTCGCTTCCGAAGGGAGGCGGCGCGGTTCGTGGGCTCGGCGAGAAGTTCGCCGCAAGCCTGGTGAGCGGCACGGGATCCCTGACGGTCCCGATCGCGGTGTCGCCAGGCCGCGGCGGGTTCGGGCCCGACCTCGCCGTCGCGTACGATTCCGGCGGTGGCAATGGGCTCTTCGGTGTGGGCTTTCGGCTCTCCGTGCCCTCGATCTCACGGAAGACCGAGCGTGGTTTGCCCGAGTACGAGGACTTCCGCGAGTCCGATGTGTTCATCATGTCGGGCGCGGAAGACCTCGTGCCGAAGCTCGATGAGGATGAGGAAGGCAACTGGGGGCGCGACGAGGTCCCGGTCGGCGCGAGTGGCGAGAAGATCGAGCGGTACCGTCCCCGTGTGGAGGGGCTTTTTGCGCGCATCGAGCGCGTCAAGGAGGCGAACGGGAACGTTTACTGGCGTCTCACGACCAAGGACAACGTCACAAGCATCTATGGCCAGAGCGAAGGGACACGGATCGTGAGCCCTGCGGCCTCGACCAAGGTCTTTTCCTGGCTGCTCGAGCGCACCGAGGACGCGCTCGGGAACGTCATCGTCTACGATTACAAGGCTGAAGACTTCGCGAATGTGCCGAATGCCGTCTACGAGAGGCAGCGGCTTTCGGGCGACGCGCCGGTCGTCAACCGCTACCTGAAGCGGATCCGGTATGGGAATACGGTGCCCTTCCAGGCGCAGGGCTTCCTGTTCGAGGTCGTCTTCGATTACGGCGAGCACGGCGCAGCAGCACCGACGCCGGCGGAGGAGAACACCTGGCCCTGCCGGCAGGATCCGTTCTCGAGCTACCGCTCGACGTTCGAGATCCGCACGTACCGCCTCTGCCGGCGCGTGCTGATGTTTCACCACTTCCCCGAGCTCGGCGAGGAGCCCGTGCTCGTGCGCTCCACCGACTTCACGTATGCCGAAGGGCCGGCGCTCACCCGGCTCGTTTCGGTCACGCAGTCGGGGTACATCAAGACGGGGAGCGGCTACTCGAAGAAGTCCCTGCCGCCGCTCGATCTCGGGTATTCGTTGCCCGAGCTCCAGACCGCCGTCAAACTGCTCGATCCACGAAGCCTCGAAGATCTACCTGGCGGTGTGGACGGACAAACCGCACGATGGGTCGACCTCGATGGCGAGGGCATTCCCGGCGTGCTCTGCGAGCAACAGGGGGCATTTTACTACAAGCAAAACCTCGGTGATGGGCACCTCGCCCCGGCACGGCGGCTCTTGAGCCAGCCGGCCCTGGCGTCGGGCGGCGGGGCGCAGCTCCTCGACGTCGGGAGCGAGGGGCGACAGTGCCTCGTGGAGCTCACGCCGGAAGGTACGTCGGGCTATCACGAGCGCACGCCCGAGGGCGGCTGGGGGCCCTTCGTGCCGTTTCCTTCACAGCCGAACGTCAACTGGAATGACCCGCGGGTCCGTTTCATCGACCTTTCCGGCGATGGACTCGACGACATTCTGGTCACGACCGATCACGTGCAGCTCTGGTACCCGTCGCTCGGCAAGGGCGGGTGGGGCCCGCCGCGGGTTCTGCCGAAAACTTACGACGAGGACAAGAGCCCGACGCTCGTGTTCGCAGACATGACGCAAGCGATCTTCGTGGCGGACATGAGCGGGGACGGTTTGCCCGATATCGTGCGCGTCCGCAATGGCAGCATCTGCTACTGGCCAAACCTGGGACGCGGGCGGTTCGGCGCCAAGGTGCAGATGAGCAAGGCGCCGCTGTTCGATGATTCGCACAAGTTCGATCCACGCCGCATCCGCCTCGGCGATATCGACGGGACCGGCACCACGGACATCGTGTACGTGGCGGGTGAAGGGGCGATCATCGTGTTCAACCAGGCGGGCAACGCTTGGAGTCAGCCGGTGCGAATGCCGGGGTTCCCGACGGCAGATTCCATGTCCACTGTGGGCGTGGTCGATCTGCTCGGATCCGGGACGGCGTGTCTCGTGTGGTCGTCGCCGTGGCGGGGCGTGGCAAAACCGCCGATGCGGTATATCGATCTTCTGGGCAGCAAAAAGCCGTACCTGCTCACGTCGGTCAAGAACAACCTCGGGGCCGAGACGAAGCTCGAGTATGCGCCCTCGACGAAGTTTTACCTGGAGGACCTGAAGGCTGGAAAGCCGTGGGTGACGCGGCTGTCGTTCCCCGTGCACGTGCTCACGCGTGTGGAGACGTTCGACGCAATCAGCAAGGCGCGGTTCGTCAGTACGTACAAGTATCATCACGGGTATTACGACGGCGCGGAGCGAGAGTTCCGGGGGTTTGGCCTCGTCGAGCAATACGACGCGGAGTCGTTCTCGGCCGAGCGTGGGAAGGGGCTCTTCGCGGAGGCTCCGCCGACGGAGGAGGAATTCCACCTGCCGCCGGTGCTCACAAAGACGTGGTTTCATACGGGCGCGTTCTTCGACAGGAGCCGGATCGCGAAGCAGTTCGAGAAGGAATATCACGCGGGTGACGAGCATAGACCGGAACTGCCCGACGCCGAGTTGGAGGCGGGGTTGTCGCCGAGGGATTTCCGCGAGGCGTGCCGGGCGCTCAAGGGGCAAATCCTCCGCACGGAGGTCTATGCGTTCGATGGTTCGGAGGCGGAATCGCACCCGTATGTCGTGACGGATGTTTGCCCTGCCATCGTGCGGGTGCAGCCTTCGACGGCGAAGGCGTATGCGTCGTTCTTCGCGTATGCGCGTGAGTCCGTCGAGATTCATTACGAGCGTGACCCGGACGAGCCGCGCGTGGTGCATACGCTGGCGCTCGAGGTCGATTCGTTTGGCCACGTAAAGCGCTCGGTAAGCATCGCGTACGCGCGGCGGAACATTCCGGAAAACACGCCCGGACAGGGGCTCTTGGCCACCCTGACCGAGAGCGACGTGGTCAACGAGGATGGGGAGACGAGTTGGTACCGCCTCGGAGTGCCCAAGGAGACGCGAACGTACGAGCTCACGGGGCTCTCCCCGACACAGAGCACATTGTTTTTGTTCGACGAGGTGCTTGGCGATGTGAACGTCGCCGACGCGATCCCCTACGAGGCGATGCCCAACGGCACCGCAATGCAAAAGCGCCTGGTCGAGCGGGTGCGGCAGGTTTATTACGACAGCACGACGCTGTCCGGGTCCTCCCCCGCAGCCCTGCCTCTCGGCACGCTCGACGCGCTCGCGCTGCCGTACGAGACGTATGCGCTAGTCTTCACCCCCGGGCTCTTGACCACGGCTTATGGCTCGCGCGTGACCTCGACCATGCTCACCCAGGGCGGGTACATCGAGGAAAACGGCGAATACTGGGTGCGAACCGGCCGCCAGGTGTTCGATCCGGACAAGTTCTACTTGCCGGTCGAGATCCTAGATCCGCTCGGCAATCCTACGACCATCACGTACGACGTCCACGACTTGCTCATGACGTCCGCCGAGGATCCGCTCGGTAATACTGTCACCGCGACAAACGACTACCGCGTCCTCGGGCCCACGCTCGTCACCGACCCGAACGGCAATCGCAGCGCCGTGAAGATCGACGAACTCGGGATGGTCGTGGCGACGGCCGTGATGGGCAAGGTCGGCTCGAATGACGGGGACACGCTGGAGGATCCAACCACGACGTTCGCGTACGACCTCGATGCATGGCGCACGACGGGTAAACCCAACGTCGTGCACGCGGCCGCGCGCGAGCGGCACGGGGATGCGCTGACGCCGTGGCAGCACAGCTACACGTACCTCGACGGGCTCGGGCGTGAGATCCTGAAGAAGGTGCAGGCCGAGCCCGGTCCGGCGCCGGTGCGCGACGAGAACGGGGGGCTTGTCAGGGACGAGAACGGCGCGGTAGTGTTGGCCACCGCCTCGCCGCGATGGGTGGGCACGGGGCGCGTGGTCATTGACAACAAGGGCAATCCCGTCAAGCAGTACGAGCCGTTCTTCACGGCCACCCACGAATACGAGGACGAACAGGAGCTCGTCGAGTGGGGCGTGACGCCCATCCTGCGTTACGACCCACTCGGCCGGCTCATCCGAACGGACCTGCCGAACGGGACGCATTCGCGGGTTGAGTTCACGCCCTGGCAGCAGGCGAGCTGGGACGGGAACGATACGGTGCTCGAAACGGGCAACCCCTGGTATGCCGCGAGGCAGCCAAGCGCGACGCCGACGCCTTCGACGCAGGAGCAGCGGGCGGCGGAGCTGACCAAGAAGCATGAGGGTACGCCGGCTCTGGTGCATTTCGACGTGCTGGGCAGGCCAGTGCGCGGGGTCGAGAATAACGGGGCCGCGGGGTCGTACACGACCATTGCGGAGCTCGATATCGAGGGGAATCCGCGGAAGATCGTGGATGCCCGTGAGAATGCGGCGATGGAGTATGTCTTCGACATGCTCGGGCGGACGCTGTACCAGAAGAGCTGCGATTCTGGAGAGCGGTGGACGCTGGCGAATGTGCTCGGAAACCCGATTCGGGGCTGGGATGGCCGGGGGCATGTGGTGCGCTCGGTGTACGATGTGCTGAATCGGCGGACGGGGCTGTGGGTGCAGAAGGGGTCGGATCCGGAGGTGCTCGCCGAGGTGACGGTGTATGGCGAGGGGCAGACGGATCCGGAGGACGCGAATCTGCGCGGGAAGGTGTATCAGGTGAAGGATGGGGCCGGGGTGGTCACCTCGGTCGAGTACGACTTCAAGGGGAATTTGCTGGAGAGCCAGCGGCAGCTCGCGCAGAATTACTCGACGCAGCTCGATTGGTCGGGTTCCGTGGCGCTCGAGACGGAGGTGTTCACGCAGACGACGGCGTACGATGCGCTGAATCGGCCGACGAGTCTGACCACGCCGGATCAGAGCGAGATCAAGCCCGTGTACAACGAGGCGAGTCTGCTCGAGAAGGTGGAGGCGCGGATTCGGGGCGCGAGTAGCTGGACGACGTTCGTCGATGATATCGATTACGATGCGAAGGGGCAGCGGGAGAAGATCGTTTACGGAAATGGGGTTGTTACGGAGTATGGCTACGACCCGCTGACCTACCGGATGACGCGGCTCAAGACGACGCGGACCTCGGATAGTGAGCTGCTGCAGGACCTGCGATACACGTACGATCCGGTAGGCAACATCGTCGAGATTGCCGACCTGGCGCAGGAGGAGCTCTACCACAATAGCGAGCTGGTCGAGCCGGTCTGGAAGTACGAGTACGATGCGATCTACCGGCTGGTCGAGGCGACGGGGCGGGAGCATTCGGGGCAGAATGCGGATATCCAGCAGGATGCAAATGGGTTTCCGCTGGTGAATGCGGCGAACCCGAATGATCCGCAGGCGATGCGGAACTATGCGGAGAGCTTCGAGTACGATGCGGTCGGCAACATCGTGCAGATGATCCACGCTGCGCAGGGCAGCACGGGAAGCTGGACGCGGCGGTACGACATCGCGACGACGAGCAATCGGCTGCTCGGGACGAGCTTGCCGGGGGATGCGCTGGGGCAGTATTCAGCGACGTATACGCACGACGCGCACGGGAGCATGACGTCGATGTCGCATCTGGATGGCATCGAGTGGGATTTCAAGGATCAGAAGCGCGAGGTCGACAAGGGCGGCGGGGGGACGGTTTACTTCACGTACGATGCCGGCGGGCAGCGGGTGAGGAAGGTCTGGGAGCATAGCGGGATCGTCGAGGAGAGGGTTTACCTCGGGGCGTTCGAGGTTTACCGGAGGCACGAGATCGGGAATGTCGTGCTGGAGCGGGAGACGCTCCATGTGATGGATGATGCGCGGCGGATCGCGATGGTGGAGACTAAGACGGTCGACGCGTCGGATCCGAACCTCGTGGTGACGTCACGGGTGCGGTATCAGCTTGGGAATCACCTCGGCTCGGCGGCGCTGGAGCTGGATGACGAGGGGGCCGTCATCAGCTATGAGGAGTACCACCCCTATGGGACGAGCGCTTACCGCGCCGTGGACGATACCGTCGAGGTGAGCGCGAAGCGGTACAGGTACACAGGCAAGGAGCGGGACGAGGAGACGGGACTGTATTACCACGGGGCGAGGTACTACGCGCCGTGGCTCGGGAGATGGACGAGCGCAGACCCGGCGGGCCTTGTCGATGGCGTCGATCTGTATGCTTATTCTCGGAACAATCCAATGACTCGCGTCGACCTAGACGGGCAAACGTCCGTCCTGATCGCCGGTCACAAGACGGACGCGCCCCGCACCCGCGACCAACGCACCGCCAATGAAAATGCGGCCATCAACAAGACAAAAGGCAACAATGACTTGCCGACGACCGTGCAAGGAGTTCGAGCTGCGCGGAAACGGGAGGACCAAAACTTTTCAAACAGGGCGGACAATCTGAAGAAACGAATGGCCAAAGAGGAAAACAAGGATAAGTTCAAAGCCCCTATTTTTGTACGAAATGCAGAGACTGGCAAAGATTTTCTCGAGGCTCTCGTCGAAGCGTCGAAGGCAGGACCGATTAAGAACCTCGTCATCTGGGGACACTCCGGGCCTGAGGGGCTATACATGCGCGAGGATCGCGGATTCTTTCGCAACGCGGGCCAATATGCCGCTGACCGTGCAAAGATGGCAGAACAGGATGGCGTCGACAGTTCGCGCGATTTTGATCAACTCAAGGCACTGATGAAGAGCGGTAAAATAAAATTCGCCGAGGGAGCCGTCGTGATCTTTGCCGGATGCAAAGCCGCCGGCCATAGCGAGTTCGACAAAACATCGATCGCGGCGCGGTTTACCCGGGAGACTGGGATCACCACGATAGCGTCCGTTGGGGGCTCTGACCAGAGTCTCGTCAACGATTACAACCGCGAAGGGTCCATCATAAGATGGTATAGTATCGAGAAGACCGGCGACGACGTCACGCCTACGGAAAAGGAGAAAGTGATCAAGCCGATTGATTTACTAGCGCCGGACGATCCTGCGTCGAATAGCGTGCTGCCCCTCGAGGCGCCAACTACGCCGCCTGCGCCTCCCACACCACCGCCCACGCAGCAGCCCGTCCAGACTCCTGCTCCGCAACCGGCGCTGCCCGCTCCCCAAGGGACCACAGATTCAGTGTGGCAGATCATCCTACGGTCAATGCCAATGATGATGTCGTTCCCCATGTGA